In Plasmodium chabaudi chabaudi strain AS genome assembly, chromosome: 9, the following proteins share a genomic window:
- a CDS encoding LEM3/CDC50 family protein, putative produces MKSSRMGTKIMDKKFNNNELFYKKSSNFLKKINKFVQWYRMEKVFGPVFVYKYSTSIVFFIFLFILNLSVGIAILYLSSQYIECKIPYEYKTQPYTKYSIIKVTPEHCKGHENLKELKGEINVHYEIYGVQQNHYSFMKSFNTKQLGGKIFVSKDYLNHCYPLITYFKDRINKILHPCGVLPWHVFTDNYIFYDKEPEDAPFPDPLPLKERVEDITIKYFRKFFKNPHPETIDLYKDKVYFWMDRTTQSEALHENIVANEKLLILPQALKYNIAGNAMENSHFINWMIPSPFRYIKRLYGKLDGPISFPFYIYIENNFRTAEAKAIIITEANFYINNNLIGIIFIIISIFSLILSILYYMRMKKHKFMRRIED; encoded by the coding sequence atgaaaagcaGTAGAATGggaacaaaaataatggataaaaaattcaataataatgaactattttataagaaatcatcaaattttttaaaaaaaataaataaatttgtacAATGGTATCGAATGGAAAAAGTATTTGGCCCTGTATTTGTGTATAAATACTCAACGTCaatagtattttttatatttttatttattttaaatttatcagTTGGTATagcaatattatatttaagcTCACAATATATAGAATGCAAAATTccatatgaatataaaactcagccatatacaaaatattcgATTATTAAAGTAACACCAGAACATTGTAAAGGGCacgaaaatttaaaagaattaaaagGAGAGATAAATGTGcattatgaaatatatggGGTACAACAAAACCATTATAGTTTTATGAAAAGTTTTAATACAAAACAATTAGgaggaaaaatatttgtatctAAAGATTATCTAAATCATTGTTATCCTTTAATTACTTACTTTAAAGAtcgaataaataaaatattacatcCATGTGGAGTATTACCTTGGCATGTTTTTAcagataattatatattttatgataaaGAACCTGAGGATGCACCATTTCCAGATCCATTACCATTAAAGGAGAGAGTAGAAGATATtactataaaatattttagaaaattttttaaaaacccTCATCCTGAAACCATTGACTTATATAAAGACAAAGTATATTTTTGGATGGATAGAACAACTCAATCAGAGGCATTAcatgaaaatattgtaGCAAATGAAAAGTTACTTATTTTACCTCAggcattaaaatataatatagcaGGAAATGCTATGGAAAATAgtcattttattaattggATGATACCATCTCCATTTcgttatattaaaagattaTATGGAAAATTAGATGGTCCTATttcatttccattttatatttatattgaaAACAATTTTAGAACTGCTGAAGCTAAggcaattattattacagaagcaaatttttacattaataataatctaatcggaattatttttattataatatctattttttctttaattttgtctatactttattatatgagaatgaaaaaacataaatttatgCGACGAATTGAAGACTAA
- a CDS encoding apical membrane antigen 1, putative gives MKEIYYIVILCSLYLINLGNCSEGTDNIISENGDVKFDLIPKENTERSHKLINPWEKFMEKYDIEKVHGSGIRVDLGEDARVENQDYRIPSGKCPVMGKGITIQNSKVSFLTRVATGNQKVREGGLAFPQTDVNISPITIANLKLMYKDHKEILALNDMSLCAKHASFYVPGTNVNTAYRHPAVYDKSNQTCYILYVAAQENMGPRYCSNEEDNENQPFCFTPEKKDEYKNLSYLTKNLREDWETSCPNKSIQNAKFGVWVDGYCSEYQKKEVRDSNSLSDCSKIVFDESASDQPKQYEKHLEDTAKIRRGIVDRNGKLIGEALLPIGSYRADQVKSKGKGYNWANYDKKEKKCYIFNKKPTCLINDKNFVATTALSSLEEASQESFPCDIYKKKIAEEIKVMNVNRNNNGNGTIQFPRIFISDDKESLKCPCEPTQLTQSSCNFFVCNCVEKRQFISENNEVEIKEEFKSEYESPINQRMLIIIILIATGAILASLLIFYFFKSNKPGDDYDKMGQADTYGKAQSRKDEMLDPEVSFWGEDKRASHTTPVLMEKPYY, from the coding sequence atgaaagaaatatattatattgtaaTTTTGTGCTCTCTTTATCTAATAAACTTGGGTAATTGTTCCGAAGGTAcagataatattatttcagAAAATGGTGACGTTAAATTTGATTTAATTCCAAAGGAAAATACTGAAAGAAGTCATAAACTAATTAATCCATGGGAAAAGTTCatggaaaaatatgatatagaAAAGGTGCATGGTTCTGGTATAAGAGTCGACTTAGGTGAAGATGCACGTGTGGAAAATCAAGATTATAGAATACCTTCAGGTAAATGTCCAGTTATGGGAAAAGGTATAACTATTCAAAATTCTAaggtttcatttttaacacGAGTAGCTACTGGTAATCAGAAAGTAAGAGAAGGAGGATTAGCATTTCCTCAAACAGATGTAAACATTTCTCCTATAACAATTGCCAATCTCAAACTAATGTATAAAGAccataaagaaatattagcATTAAATGATATGTCATTGTGTGCAAAACATGCCTCATTTTATGTTCCAGGTACAAATGTCAATACAGCATATAGGCATCCCGCTGTTTATGACAAAAGTAATCAAACTTGTTACATTTTGTATGTAGCAGCACAAGAAAATATGGGTCCAAGATATTGTAGCAATGAGGAAGACAATGAGAATCAaccattttgttttacaccagaaaaaaaagacgaatataaaaatttatccTATTTAACTAAAAATTTGCGTGAAGATTGGGAAACCAGTTGCCCTAATAAAAGTATACAAAATGCTAAATTTGGAGTTTGGGTTGATGGTTATTGCTCAGAATATCAAAAGAAAGAAGTTCGTGACAGCAATTCCTTATCAGACTGTagtaaaattgtttttgaCGAAAGTGCTTCTGATCAACCTAAACAATATGAAAAACATCTAGAGGATACTGCCAAAATTCGACGAGGAATTGTAGATAGGAATGGTAAACTTATAGGTGAAGCTTTATTACCAATAGGGTCATATAGAGCAGATCAAGTTAAAAGTAAAGGAAAGGGATATAACTGGGcaaattatgataaaaaagaaaaaaaatgttacattttcaataaaaaaCCAACATGTTTAATTAATGATAAGAATTTTGTCGCAACAACGGCTTTATCAAGTTTAGAAGAAGCTTCCCAAGAAAGTTTCCCttgtgatatatataaaaagaaaatcgCCGAAGAAATTAAAGTCATGAACGTGAACCGAAACAATAATGGAAATGGTACCATTCAATTTCCTaggatatttatttcagaTGACAAAGAGAGTTTAAAGTGTCCATGTGAACCTACACAATTGACTCAAAGCagttgtaatttttttgtatgtaATTGTGTAGAGAAAAGACAATTTATATCTGAGAATAATGAGgttgaaataaaagaagAGTTTAAAAGTGAATATGAAAGTCCAATAAATCAGAGAAtgttaattattataattttgattgCTACTGGAGCTATATTAGCCTCtctattaatattttatttctttaagAGTAACAAACCAGGTGACgattatgataaaatgGGACAAGCAGATACCTATGGTAAAGCCCAAAGCAGAAAAGATGAAATGCTAGACCCAGAAGTGTCATTTTGGGGTGAAGATAAAAGAGCATCACACACAACACCAGTTTTGATGGAAAAACCatactattaa